In the Candidatus Sulfotelmatobacter sp. genome, CGCACGGTGGCGCTCACGCTGGCCGCGCCGATCGCGCCGCCGGCGGGTCTCAACGCGAACGGCGCCGCGAACATCCTCCGCGCCGAAGTGGCGGACGTCGGCCTCGAGCTGGCGGAGCTGCTGCGGCGGGTCCAGGCGGCCGGCGGCCGCGTTGAAGACGTCGAGGTGCGACGCCACGGCCTGCACTCGGTGTTCCTCCACCTGACTGGAAAGGAGCTGCGCGAATGATCGCGACCCTGCTTCGCATCAGCCGCACCAATCTCCGGCGCGATCGTGTCGCGCAGATGATGGTGTTCGTACTTCCGATTGTCTTCTTTTCGATCTTCGCGATGGTGTTCGGCCGCCAGGGCTTCTCGTCCACGCCGCGCATCAGCGTCGCCGTGGTGGACGAGGACCGCTCGGACATGAGCGGCTACCTGATCGAGGCCATGAAGGCCGATCCAAGTCTTTCTGTCGTGGACTCTGCAAGGACCGAACTTGCGGCCGGCACTCGTACCGGTTCCGGTGGAACTGGATCAGGATCCCAGTCGACTGGCCCCGGGGCCAGTTCGTCGCTGGTCGCGATCGATCGCGCCCGCGCCACCTCGATGGTTCGCGAAGGCAATCTGCCGGTGGCGGTCGTGCTGCCGAAGGGCTGGGGCGCCACGTTTCCCAATTTCTCGGGCCAGGGCATGAAGGTGGACGTGATCGCCGACGTCTCCGACCCGGTCGCCTCGCATCTCGTGGTCGGCCTGATCCAGCGCTGCGCGGGCGTGGTGCTGAAGGGCGGGCCGCAGCCCGTGAGCGCGGCCGGCGGCCCAAGCGGCGGGCCGGCTGCCACCTCGGCCTCGAATGACCCGGGCAATCTGGTCGCCACCCACGTCATCGACCTGATGGGCGATCGCAAGCGCGGCGGCCGCATGATCTCGTTCTACGCCGCCGGGATCGCCGTGATGTTCCTGCTGTTCTCGGCCGCCGCCTCGGGCGGCGCGCTGCTCGACGAGCAGGATTCGGGCACGCTCGAGCGCGTGCTGACCACGCGAGTCGGCATGAATGGTCTCTTGATCGGGAAGTGGATCCACATCACCTCGCTCGGCATCCTCCAGATCGTGGTGATGTTTCTGTGGGGCACGGTCGTTTTTCATCTCGACCTGTTCTCGCACCTGCCCGGCTTCGCGATCATGACGGTCGCCACCGCGGCGGCCGCGGCGGCGCTTGGCCTGGTGCTGGCCACCGCATCGCGCTCGCGCCAGCAGCTGATGGGCGTGGCCAACGTCGTGATCCTCTCGATGTCGGCGCTCGGCGGCAGCATGTTCCCGCGCTTCCTGATGAGCGCGACCATGCAGAAGATCGGGCTCGTCACCTTCAACGCGTGGGCCCTGGATGGCTATCTCAAGGTCTTCTGGCGCGAACTGCCGATCAGCTCGCTCGCGCCGCAGGTCGGGGTACTGGCGGGGCTGACCATCGCATTCCTGATCACGGCGCGCTGGCTCGCGCGGCGCTGGGAGGCGGCGTAGAAGACTGCTAGCATTCCTCCCGCGCCACTCTCATCACGGAACCAGGCCCCGGAGGAGCCATGGGAAAGAAGGATCCACGCGTCGACGCATATATCGAGAAGGCCGCGCCGTTCGCGCAGCCAATCCTGAAGCAGATTCGCGCCGTCGTGCACCAGGCGTGTCCCGACGTGGAAGAAACGCTCAAGTGGAGCATGCCCTCGTTCACGTACAAAGGCATGCTGTGCGGCATGGCCGCGTTCAAGGAGCACGCATCGCTCGGCTTCTGGAAGAGCAAGCTGATCCTGACGCCCGACGGCCGCCAGGCCGATGAGGCGATGGGGCAGTTCGGCCGCCTGTCGAGCGTGAAGGACCTGCCGCCGAAGAAGACGCTCGCCGGCTACATCCGGAAGGCGATGGAGCTGAACGAGGGCGGCGTCAAGGTGCCGCGCGCCGTCAAGGCGAAGAAGCCGCCGGCGAAATTGCCCGCCGACTTGAAGAGCGCGCTGTCCAAGAACAAGAAGGCGATGGCGATCTACGAAGCCTTCAGCCCCAGCCACAAGCGCGAGTACGTCGAGTGGATCACCGAGGCCAAGACCGACGCGACGCGCTCGAAGCGCGTGGCGACCGCCGTGGAGTGGATGGCGGCCGGCAAGACGCGCATGTGGAAGTACGAGCGATAGACGGCGCCGAGGCGCCCGATCACTACGCCGGCTGGGCCGCCTCGGCGCGGGCTTACTCCAACAAGGAATCGATCTGGTCGGCGAGGATGTGCTCGATCCCTTCCGCCACGCCCACGTTCTGGTAGCGGATCATGCCGGTCCGGTCGATCAGGAACACGGTCGGGAAGCCCTGGATGTCGTAGGCCATCTGGGCGCTGCGCTCGTGGTCGAGCACCACCGG is a window encoding:
- a CDS encoding ABC transporter permease encodes the protein MIATLLRISRTNLRRDRVAQMMVFVLPIVFFSIFAMVFGRQGFSSTPRISVAVVDEDRSDMSGYLIEAMKADPSLSVVDSARTELAAGTRTGSGGTGSGSQSTGPGASSSLVAIDRARATSMVREGNLPVAVVLPKGWGATFPNFSGQGMKVDVIADVSDPVASHLVVGLIQRCAGVVLKGGPQPVSAAGGPSGGPAATSASNDPGNLVATHVIDLMGDRKRGGRMISFYAAGIAVMFLLFSAAASGGALLDEQDSGTLERVLTTRVGMNGLLIGKWIHITSLGILQIVVMFLWGTVVFHLDLFSHLPGFAIMTVATAAAAAALGLVLATASRSRQQLMGVANVVILSMSALGGSMFPRFLMSATMQKIGLVTFNAWALDGYLKVFWRELPISSLAPQVGVLAGLTIAFLITARWLARRWEAA
- a CDS encoding YdeI/OmpD-associated family protein translates to MGKKDPRVDAYIEKAAPFAQPILKQIRAVVHQACPDVEETLKWSMPSFTYKGMLCGMAAFKEHASLGFWKSKLILTPDGRQADEAMGQFGRLSSVKDLPPKKTLAGYIRKAMELNEGGVKVPRAVKAKKPPAKLPADLKSALSKNKKAMAIYEAFSPSHKREYVEWITEAKTDATRSKRVATAVEWMAAGKTRMWKYER